From Brassica rapa cultivar Chiifu-401-42 chromosome A06, CAAS_Brap_v3.01, whole genome shotgun sequence:
CCAATAACAAACAAACCAACCCAAAACTGAAATGCCATACAAGTTATATCAAACATAGACATCTAACATAGTTTCAACTTAACAATGAGCTCAAGTCGTCCGAAGGACAATTGGATAAGAGTGTGGAAAACATTAGACTGGGATAATTCTTAACGTAGAGTTATATCACTTATATCACTACACATCTTTTAATGAATTACATTATTACCCAGGTTATATTTATTTCGTATATTGGTTATAATCTCAACGTCCTTAATTATTCTATTCGATTCATCTATGGTTTGGTAAACCGCTAAAACATATGATTAGAAACAGAAATTGAAAACCAGTATCAAAAGacttaattttatttcaaaCCAAATGAAAAATCGCACTGTAATTTCGATTAGATCATCACAGGGATTAACAACATCCGAATCAAACTAATTATCGGATAAAAGTTCACTAAAATCtaagttaaaaaagaaaacaaataagcCGCGACCACATAAAGATAagcagaaagaagagagacaTGGCGGGCTAATACAAAGCTATACACGTGAAAAACGAGAGGACAACACTTTCCCATTTTTCGTTGTAAGAAACTAATTAAGAAGACAGATTGTTTGAAGAGTTTGACTTGTCAAGAATTGACCACATGACGAGGACATCTTCATAGCCACAAGCCATGACGTCACCTTGAAGCTCCTTCACAGTTCGTCTCTCGTGTTCTTCTCTCGCCTTCGCGTTTGCGTGGCGGTTGTGCGGCGTTTGCTGCGGTTGGTTAAAGAACGTCGCCGCTTTCTTGAATGGCGTTGCAATTGTTTTCTTCCATGAagtcattttttaaaaagaaaaaaaaaagagaaaagaaaagaaaatgaaactaGTTTTAACGGTGAATTGCTTCTTCCCTTTCTCGTTTGGAGTTGGATTTGGAGACGATGAGGCTTCTATGTATTTATACACCACATGTGAACACAAAAACAACctctttcttatatttttttataaagaattgtaataaaataaaaattagtaaacggaattttgtttttttttttgaataatattgGAGAAAGGGAGAGAGAGTGTGGTCAATAGAGGCAAGATCCGCGATAGGAGCATTCCCATGAACCCATCAATTCGATTTCTTATCCGCCCCCACGTGATCTCTCCTTTACATAACTTACACAGTTTTACCATATTTCTCACCTTTTAAATTCAGTTCAAATTCTATTAAATCAAATTAGTACCAGTTTAACCAGTTAATATTCAATTTACTTGGATGAGATTTAGCAATGCAAAAAGTTTTTCGACGCATTTGATATCGCACTAGTTTTTCGTATAACTAACACATAATTCGGATAAGAATATAAGATAATGCGAAGTGTTTAGATACAACCATTCCCATTTAGTTTTTTGGACAGTGTATAATCGAGTTAGCTATCGGAATCGTTTTTCATTTGAATACTATCGTTGACAAATAACTAGTTACAAAGATTGTAAATTTATAATACATTTTACTGAGCAAAGTAATTTCCAAATTATCAAGAATAACTAAAGTAGTTTAAGTTCAATGGTCACTGgacaaagtttttttatttggtcAAAGGTCTTGGACAAAGTTAATTATTCATTTTCATTGGATTATAAATTACATGATGATAATAAGGCAATGAGTTAGTTTATTTATGTTCTAGCTCATTATCAATCATTGCTCATAAGAAAAGGTGGTATTATATTGTAATAAGATATCAATGTATTCCATACTTTctattatgtatttataaaattattgggATGGGTTAGATGATTAGATCCTATATGAATCTCGAAGAATTGTCTCTCTAAACCCCAAGAAACTAAGactaaataaaattcaaagTAGATGACTAAAGCATTACAGAATACGAAATGAAATTTGGTTCTTCTAATAGTAATAGCTCAGTAATACATAAAAATTAGACATATTTCTTATGATGAAAATCGGTTTGACACGTTTATGGTGAAATATAAATGCTATTTCTGACCACAAACTATTAGAAGATATTTTTTCAGCTCCATAGTACTGTAGTAGATATTTTTCAAGCTTTCACTGGTAGATATGACTACGCACATGACAATAATTTGAAAGGTCAAGAATTTGCCTTTCCGGTTCTAGGTACTGACGACAATCACAAAACACTTACATCAACTTTATATGGGGTCTCACTTTCTACAAATGTGTTTTTACagtctccttcttcttcatcgatcTTTGCGCTACTTCTAGATATTTTTCTTATAGGGTCTCCATCTTCACACAAGTGTAGACACAATGACACATGTACCTGGAAATGCAGTTTAGTCAATTCTTGCATTCTGAATAATCCTATGATATCAATGACAACAATGTTATTGACTGTTATGACTTATGAGATGCGGACACCGACGCTAGATATTATTAGTTGATTAAATGTTTTTCTAGTTTGTTAGCTTAATAAACCGTCTACTAACACAAATATATATGGATTCACCCAAGAGCTTTGgagattttttgttttgttaattatttgtaACTTCAATAACAACATATTGTTTGTAGCTAAGTGAGAAATATGCCAACATCATGTAATCAAGAGAAAGAACAAAACTCAAAAGTAAGAAAATCAagcctttttgtttgttttgtaattGTTTCATTTCTAATATCAAAGTAAATCGATGGATGATCTCCAActgataatataatttttttcttcttatatatgtttttggtaATTCTTAATCGATTACTCATTTTATTTCTATGTTGATTCCTATGTTCGTTTGAAGGGAGATTTCTAATGACCCTGAAAATATTAGGTTTAGAGGTTCACAAAGCTTGCTAATTCTATTAGATGTTTCCCATTAAATAATATCCGAATAATTATTTTGTGAGATATTTTTTCCCTCGTCTAGATATATCACACAAAAATGCTAAGTTAACAGTTAGAAATATATTAgttagtttttaataaaattctaaaaataaaaatagaaagatgATGCATTGTTCACAGGACCAATAGAACTGAGAGATGGTTATGTAATGAAAATGTAGGATCCAAAGATGAGTAAATGTGTATTGTTCACAGGACCAACGGATTAGGAGTTTGAGGTGGGCAGAGTAATACGCAGAGTATCCCATGTGATCTCCACATGTCGTCTCTCTTTCTCAACTTCCATCcttattaactattttttttatttttttatttatttatttatttggtgtATGCCAATTaaattcatttttcttctttcattATGTCTTGGTTGACATTTCTATACAGTCTATATAACATATCATAGTtttcacttttcattttttttgataaagaacaCTCTGGAAATATATCAACAACTACATTAAAACTTAACGCAGAGCAGTTACACATCACACAAGCACCAAATAAGATCTTTcggttatctttttttttttcccgtcaagtttttttttttttgaattaataaaaggATGGGCCGCGCCCACCGGGTCAAAACCCGATTACAACATAACAGAACAAAAGGCCCACAAACACAACTGGGCTGAACACAATCTAAGCATAAGCCCAATTCAAACGAAATCGGCCCACCGGCCTAACCCTAATCCCTCCTCCCGATTCCGACCTGTGCGCCGACAGGGAGCGTAGAAGCAAAATACGTGGACGAATCTACAACGTTGTCACTGCACGCGCTGCTTCATCTCGACCTATCCTTCACAGCATCGGAGAGTCGCCGGAGGAGAATATCGGCACCGCGATACGGCGGAGCTCATTCCTTGCGGAGCTTCCGACATCTCTTAACCCCATTTCATCGCTCTATCTATGTGTCGGAGATCCAAATCTTCCCCAACACGCCCAAGCTTCACGAAACACTGACTAATCTTCTCCGCAATGTCTTCACGCCAGAGAATTTCACCGACACATCACGGCTTCTCCGACTTTGAACCACCTCAAACACTAGACATGCGAAACGAGAACCACCACTTTCTCCCTTTAACCCTCGTCACCACCACCGGAGGGCTTCATCGTCTACCGAGAAAGCCAACCGCCGTGACCCAAACTCTAACTCTAACCCTAGAAAAGCCCGATCCAAAATCAGATCACAAACCGCTCCAGAAAAGCCCAAAGACCTGGACCCACTTTAACCGACAGCGCAAGACATAGGGAGTCTTCACCCTCCGGCGACTAACTCGGCGACGGCGAAGCTAGCAAAGCCTTCGTCTCCCGATAACAGAACCGACGTCGACGAGGCTGACTCAGCCTCCGTCTCTCGGAGATAAAACACAAACTGGACAAAACAGACAGCTTCCCCGCGCCAACCTCAACGTGACCGCGCCGTTACTCCAGAACGAGAACTACCGTAGGTGCTTGTTTCAGAGCTAAGGCAAGGCGGAGAGGAGAGGAGGCGAGCTAGAAACGAGAACCACGAGCTTGATTGGTCACGCAAAAGGagctccggcgacggcacgcaCGCTCACGCGCCGTCCGTCGCCGGAAAAAAACTAGATCtactttatctctctctcttgcgaaagtttttttttttatctttctttcggTTATCTTATTCCAGCTTTTagtttcataatattttaaattatattgttATCTTATTGTTACATTTAATGAGACGTGTTCTTAGTCTAGTGGCACAACATAATTTTACACACCAAAATCAACGTAATTTTTAGGTAAGCAATTCTAATTCGAAACAACCTAAAACACTAACCTTTTGTAGCCATGTGGATATGAATCTATGTTTTGAATCTCACTTAGATATCCGAATAGATAATTTATCTGTGGGCTACATTCCCATAAAACAAGTTCGTGTAGACTTTCCATAATTCTAAGACACCCAAGTTAATagcaaaaatattattttatgtgtGTAGACTTCTATTctctatgaaaatatttatgttttctatATTCAAATTgctaaaatatatgtaaatagaTATTAAAATGTAGGAGATAAAAAAGGTGGAATCTATTATATCAATTATATTGACTTAtatgatttaatatttaaaactaacaaataaataaatgaggGTGAAATGGATGCTGACCATCCATGACATATGCCCACAATCCTcgtttacaaatatttttagtCTGCATAATATATGTTAGTCATGTCCACTGAATGTTATCCACAGTATTTTGTCAACAGTATTctgtcacaaaatattttttgtaatttttgttttcaaattaaaaactatatgaAAGTGGGagttaaaatataaagaataaaaatgtaatttattatatcaacatatttatttttatattttatattttttttaaacaagcaAAAAATGTGGGATACATTTTAGTtagttatatttattaatataattaattatatttattaatataattaaccAGACGATTTCATTATGTTATATCAGCAAACGTGCTCTTTCATTACATCACTACATTGTGACTTCTTGtgtaaaaaacatttaaaaaaaagtgaCATAAAAGTGACATAAAATGTCATAAAATGTCATCCTATCTATATTACACTCGAATTTGTGTGTATACAAAAGGATAAATGACATGTTTTGTAATAAAACCCGTCCCATCTTTTGACTTATGCAGTTCTAGGTGATATTAAAATTGGCTTTGggtattcatatgattttagtCGTATTCACACAACacagacatatatatatatactctctGTAAATAATTACCAGAAAAACCAAGAAGATTTCGTTTTGTATATGtggggaaatttttttttttttttgacagtaTATGTGGGGaaagtttatttaaaattagaGTAAAAGGGATTCAAAGTGTGATAATTCCCTGACAATTATTTTACAAGTGGTTTTTAAATTTTGCTTATATTTCATCATCATAttcattttgaaagaaaataatGACATGGCTTAACGAAAGTTGCAatgtttattgttttgttttttttttgaaagaacaaTGTTTATTGGTGCAATTCTATTTGTTCTTTCCCACCAGTACATTttccatttatttatttttaccgGTTTGTTCCAGCAAACGGACTCTATACCTTTATAGCAATTTCCACATGACAACTGATTAAATCTGCTCGttgattcaaaattttattatataatattatagtcTTTGTATGTGAATATGATTACGTTCGTAGTTcgttgatcacacatttggaggTGCCCTCGACCTCGAGACACGGtgaatttaattatttgattgCAACTTACAAGTAGTTAGTgatcttttgttgttgtttatcCGCCTTATAAGTCACTATATATACACaaactaattaaataaatcGAGCAAAACATATTGCCTGCATTGTAAGATTATGAATCCTTACGATTCGGATGGATGTTTATTCGTTATGTCTaaccaatgttttttttttcttcttctgattaGTCAAAACTGAATATGCATTCTTTGAATGGAATTTAGACGGTTTGACGGCTGGGAGGTGAccttaacttattttttttctttcatactTGTAGCACTTCCAATGGAACACAAAAATTTCTTCTACATTTCACATTAAAAAAGattaaactctattatagaattaaatatactccaatggttcactctataatatagttactctataataaagtGAAATATAGAATAATGTTgctagttgataaaaaaaagagtaatgttgatttttca
This genomic window contains:
- the LOC103871475 gene encoding uncharacterized protein LOC103871475: MTSWKKTIATPFKKAATFFNQPQQTPHNRHANAKAREEHERRTVKELQGDVMACGYEDVLVMWSILDKSNSSNNLSS